The sequence below is a genomic window from Gemmatimonadaceae bacterium.
TCAATGTCCGCCGGACCGAGCAGCGCATCCGAATCTCCGCGGATTATTCCGAGACGATCGACTTCCTGATTTTCTCCAAGCGGTTCGACCTCCACCCGATGGTCGAGCGGACGTTTTGACGGGGACGCCCTTCGACCCCGCGCGCAAGATCATGAGCTGGCCCGAGGCCGCACGCTGGCGCGAGTCGCTCGAGGGCGCGCTCGTCTTCACCAACGGCGTGTTCGACCTGCTCCACCCCGGTCACATAGAAATCCTCGCTGCCGCGCGGCGGGAGGGCGCGGCCCTGCTGGTCGGACTCAACTCCGACGATTCCGTCCGGCGGCTCAAGGGACCGACGCGTCCCGTGCGCGGCGAGACCGACCGCGCGCTCGTGCTGGCCGCGCTCGAGGCCGTCGATGCCGTGGTGGTGTTCGAGCACGATACCCCGCTCGAGCTCATCCGCCATCTGCGCCCGGCGGTCGTCGTGAAGGGCGGCGATTACCGGCGCGAGACCATCGTCGGCGCGGACGAGGTTACGGCGTGGGGCGGCCGCGTGATCGTGGTGCCGTTGAGGGAAGGGCATTCTACCACCGGCACGATCGACGCGCTGCGGCGCGGAGCCGTCTGAAGCCGGCCGGCCGGAGCGTGAACGACCGCGTCCTGCTGATCGCGACGCGGAGCGAGGACAAGGTCCGCGAGATCGTTCCGCTGCTGCGTCACCTGCCGGTACGCATTCTCAGCCTGGCCGAAGCGGGGATCCCGCTGGCCCCGGCCGAAGGGTCGATCGAGCGGTTCGACACCTTCGAGGAAAACGCCGCGGCGAAGGCCAGGTACTTCTTCGTCGCGAGCGCGGGGATGCCGACGGTGGCGGACGACTCCGGCCTGGCCGTGGACGCGCTCGGGGGAGCGCCCGGCGTGCACAGCAAGCGTTGGGCGAACCGTCCCGAGCTCGACGGCAAAGCGCTGGACGAGGCGAACAACCTGCGCCTGCTGGAGGCCCTGCAGGGCTCGGCGAGTCGAAGCGCCAGGTACGTTTGCGTGGCTGCCTTCGCCGATGCCGGGACTACGATTGCCGCCCGGGGCGAGACCACCGGCGAGATCACGGCCGCCGCGCGCGGCAGCGCGGGCTTCGGGTATGACCCTTATTTTCTGTCAGACGATCTCGGCTGCACTTTCGGCGAAGCCGCCCCGGCGGAGAAGAGTCGCGTGTCCCATCGGGGGCGCGCGTTCCGGAAGCTCGCGGAGGAGCTGAGCGCCCATTTCAGTGACTAGCCACTAGTCACTAGTCACTAGTCACTAGTCACCTTTCGCAACATGTCCAGAAAGCTGCTCGCACTGCTCTGCGCCATCCCGCTGCTCTCCTGCTCGTCGGTGCGGCCGGCGCCGGAGCAGATAGTCAACGTCCTCGTGTACAACATTCACGCGGGGAAGGACGCGAAGGGCGCGGGCAACCTCCCGCGCGTCGCGGAGCTCGTGCGAGCGACCGGGGCGGACGTGGCGCTGCTGCAGGAGGTCGACATCAACACCCGCCGCTCCGGCAGAGTCGATCAACCCTCGGTCCTCTCCGAGCTGACCGGGATGCGGCCGGTTTTCGGCAAGACGCTGGACTACGACGGCGGACAATACGGCATCGCCGTGCTGACTCGCTGGCCGGTGACGCATGACACGCTGTTCCGACTGCGCGTCACGCCCCGCCAGGAGCGCGCCGGCGGATCGTACGAGCCGCGCGGGGTGCTGCACGTGCTGATCGCCACGCCGCACGGACCGCTGCACATTCTCAATACGCATCTCGATCCCTCGGCGAACGACGGGTTCCGAAGGCAGGAGGCAGCTACGGTGCTGCGGCTCGCGGATCAGCTGCGCAGCAGCGGAGAGACGGTCTTCATCGGCGGCGACCTCAACTCCAATCCCGACTCGCGCGTGCTGGAAATGTTCATCGATGCCGGCTGGAACGACGCCTGGGACGGGTGCGGCGAGGGAGAGGGGAAGACGTTCCCCTACGACACGCCCGTCAAGCGGATCGACTACCTTCTCCTCGGACCTGCCGCGACGTGTGTATGGACGGAAGTGCTCGCTACGGACGCGTCGGATCACCGCCCGATCGTCTTCCACATAAGGATGGATCGCTGATGCGCCGCTTCGTGAACGTGCCCGGAATCCTGCTCCTGCCCTTCATCGCGGCCGCATGCTCGGCGGTACAGCAGGGGAGCACATCGGCGCCCGGTGCCGTCGTCACGGGAGACGCGCTTCCCGCCGCGGAGGCCACCGCGACGTACCCGCTCGGCCCGGCGAAGCCCGGAGCCGGCTCTCCGCTCACGGCGGCGGAGCAGGAATGGGTCGAGCGTACTCTCGCGTCGCTGAGTTCGCGCGAGCGCATCGCGCAGCTCATCATGCCGTGGGTGGGCGGGGGCTACGTGGCCGAGGGATCGCCCGACTTCGAGCAGGTTCGCAAGTGGGTGGAAGAGGATCAGGTCGGGGGTCTCGTGCTCTCGATCGGAAGCCCGCTGTCCTACGCGCTGAAGCTCAACGCGCTGCAGCGGCGCGCCGATGTTCCTCTCCTGATCGCGTCGGACATGGAGAACGGGCCGGGGATGCGGCTC
It includes:
- a CDS encoding non-canonical purine NTP pyrophosphatase, which translates into the protein MNDRVLLIATRSEDKVREIVPLLRHLPVRILSLAEAGIPLAPAEGSIERFDTFEENAAAKARYFFVASAGMPTVADDSGLAVDALGGAPGVHSKRWANRPELDGKALDEANNLRLLEALQGSASRSARYVCVAAFADAGTTIAARGETTGEITAAARGSAGFGYDPYFLSDDLGCTFGEAAPAEKSRVSHRGRAFRKLAEELSAHFSD
- a CDS encoding endonuclease/exonuclease/phosphatase family protein produces the protein MSRKLLALLCAIPLLSCSSVRPAPEQIVNVLVYNIHAGKDAKGAGNLPRVAELVRATGADVALLQEVDINTRRSGRVDQPSVLSELTGMRPVFGKTLDYDGGQYGIAVLTRWPVTHDTLFRLRVTPRQERAGGSYEPRGVLHVLIATPHGPLHILNTHLDPSANDGFRRQEAATVLRLADQLRSSGETVFIGGDLNSNPDSRVLEMFIDAGWNDAWDGCGEGEGKTFPYDTPVKRIDYLLLGPAATCVWTEVLATDASDHRPIVFHIRMDR
- the rfaE2 gene encoding D-glycero-beta-D-manno-heptose 1-phosphate adenylyltransferase, with the protein product MTGTPFDPARKIMSWPEAARWRESLEGALVFTNGVFDLLHPGHIEILAAARREGAALLVGLNSDDSVRRLKGPTRPVRGETDRALVLAALEAVDAVVVFEHDTPLELIRHLRPAVVVKGGDYRRETIVGADEVTAWGGRVIVVPLREGHSTTGTIDALRRGAV